One Thioclava sp. ES.031 genomic window, CACGCGGTCGACGAGCAGCGCGAGATACAGTTCGCGCTCGATGTCGGAGCCGTCTTCGATGTAGATGCGGTTGACCTGCTTGCCCGCCGGGCCGGTCTGGTGCGTCACGAGCGTCTTGCCGAGCATCTGCTTGGCGAGCGTTTCAGCCTCTTCGACCGATTTGGCGAGGCGGACACCGCCCTTTTCGCCGGCTTCGGCTTCCTTGAAGTGGCCCTTGCCGCGACCGCCGGCGTGGATCTGCGCCTTGACGACCCAGAGCGGACCATCGAGTTCGCTGGCTGCGGTCTTCGCTTCTTCGGCCTTGAGGACGACACGGCCGTCCGAGACCGGTGCGCCATAGCTCTTGAGAAGCTGTTTGGCCTGATATTCGTGGATATTCATCCTTGGATACCCCATGCTGGTGCGATTTGAGGGGGTTCTAGGCTGTTAAGCGGGGCGGACAAACCGAAATCGCGACATTCTGCCCCACTCGCCCGGAAAAAGCGACATACGTGATCACAGCGCGGAAAGGTGTGATCACAAATCGGAAAATGCTGCGCTGTGGCATGGGAGCACTGGCACGACTCGGTCAATTGACCCTATCTGCGCGGAAGGCATCGGCAGGGATCGAATTTAGATGACGCAAGGGCAAGATATGCCGCGCTGGGGCGTGGTGGCGACGGTGGACGAACCCGCAGCGCTGGTGGCCGCCTATGTCGCGCATCACCTGAGCATCGGCGCGAGCGAGGTCCACGTCTTCTTCGACCGCCCGAACCCCGAAGCCGAGGCGCTGCTCGTCCCGGTCGAAGGGGCGTTCATTCACCATTCCGGCGATGACGACTGGGCGCGAAGCTGGCGGAAGAAACGCCCCGCGCGCCATCAGGGCCGCCAGAAATACAACGCGACCCGTGCGCTGGCCGAAACGAAGCTCGATTGGCTGATCCATTGTGACGCGGATGAATTCGTGAGCCTCGCGCGCCCGCTCGAATGGGAGCTGGCGAAGACGGGGGAGCAGAAAGCGTGGCTGCGGCTGGAGGTCGATGAGCGCTGCTATCTCGACCGCACTCCGGGCCCGGATATTTTCGGCGGCGTGTTCCGGCGGCGTTGGGACGGGTTTCAGGACGACGGGCTGATGTTCTACGGCTTCCGGTCGCGCTTTCTGAAGAAGGGTCTCGCGGGTCATGTCGCCGGAAAACCTGTCGTGAGGGCAGGGCGCGGCTATGCGATCGGGGTGCATTTCCCGCTGAAAGACTGGGACAGCAAGGAAAACGATCTGCCCTATCGGCCCAGCTATAACGGGCGGCTGATGCATTTCGACGGGCTGACGCCGTTGCACTTCATCCTCAAGATGCTGCGCCGCGCGACGACCAAGGTGCAGGGCCAGCCCGTGCCCTATGTCGGGTCCCGCAAGGCGCAATTCGCCGCGGCCGCCGAACGCGCCGCCGATCCCGCCGAGCTGAAAAAGCTGTGGTGGGAGGTGCAGGGGATGCGCGATTACGAGGCCGACGAGCTGGAAGCCCACGAGCTGCTGATCCGCCCCGAAGTGAAGATAGCCGCCGAGACCCGTGCGCTCTTCGGCGACAAGGTCGATCTTTCGCCCGCCGCCTTCGATCGCGCGCTGCTCCTCCATGAGGCCGAGCTGATCGCGCGGCTGCGCGAGGAATTCGGTTTCGACCCGGAGCCGCTCGTCAGTTCAGCGTGAACATCATCATGCCGGTCCGCCGCCCGACCAACCGCGAAAAGCGCGTCCAGTTCTCGGGCGTCAGCATCGGCGTGTCGGTGAAATAGGGATCGAGCGCCCAGCCCTGAACCACCCCGGTCAGGGGCAGCGGCGCGGGATTTTCCAGCCACGCTCCCAGATCGACCCCGACCGGCACGCGCCAGAAGGGGAAAGACTTCTCGCTCGTCAGGAGCGCCTCGCCATCGCTCAGCACGCCCCGCCACGTCTCGCCCAGGCCGTCGGGAAATTCGACGCCAAGCGCCTGATCCTGCGCGTCGCTCGGAATCCATTCCGCCTGATTGTCGGTCTCGGCCTCGGCCAGCTCCCAGAACTGGCGGTTCTGCGCGATCATCGCCAGCCAATGGTCACGTGCGGCACGGGTGCGCGTCGGATCGGGTTGCTGGTGGAGCATGTCGAGCACCGCCGCCGCCGGATCGATGAAGCTGAACATCATCATCCCGTCCATCGACGTGACTTGCCCGGTGCCCGTCGCCCTGTCGCGCGCTTCGACGAGTTTCGCATAGGTGTCCATCACGCGGGCGATGGCGGGCTCAGGGTCGAAGGCGAGGGTCAGCTCGCCCACGCCCGAGATCAGATGCGTATAGGCCGACAGCCAAGCCGCATCCGCATTGTCGAAGCGCACGATCCGCGAGGCGCCCGGGGCGGCCTCGGGGGAGCGGGGCATGAAAGCGCCGCGCAACAGCGTCACAGCGTCTTCGCCCCCGTCGTCACGCGCACCATTGCCATTCAGGTCAAACCAGAGATCGTTCAGATTGATCGCAAGACCGAACTCCGCTCCGTCGGCCAGCCCGTCGAGCGCGGTCTTGGCGCGATTCATGCCAGCGATCAGCGCTTCGCTTTGGCGCGTGACCGCATCGGCGGTGAAGGTTTCGCGCGGTGCGTCGCGCCCGCCGGGGACATTTCCGATAAATGGCATCAGCAAACGAGCGGCGCCCGCTTCCATTTGCCAACGCATCGTCGCTTCAAGACTTGCGAGGAATTCCAGCCCCCCGAGCGCGAAACGGTCCTTCGGGGCAAGCGCGTCCCGCGATTGCAGATCGGCCAGCACCGGCGCGATCCCCTCCGCCCCGATCTGCGCCGAGATCGGATCGGCGGCAGGCGCCTCGCTTCGTGCGATCTTGGCGGTCACCGGCCCGTCCTGCGCGTGTGCGCTAATCGGTGAAAACGCGAGAAGAACGGCAAGGCAAGGGGCGAGACGGGCGGAACACATGGCACTCTCCAAAACAAAGGGCGCGCCGAGAAAGGCGCGCCCCAAGTTTGGATCAGTCGTGTCTTTCGATCAAGCGAGCGTGCTGTCGATGCCCTTGCAGGCGGCGACGAGGCCTTTGACCGCGTCGACCGACTTGTCGAACATCGCCTGCTCGTCCTTGTTGAGCTTGATGTCGATGACCTTCTCGATGCCCTTGGCGCCGATCACGGTCGGCACGCCGACATAGAGACCGTCGAGGCCGAGCGCGCCTTTGACGTAAGCCGCGCAGGGCAGGACGCGCTTTTGGTCTTTCAGATAGGCTTCCGCCATCTCGATCGCCGAGGTGGCCGGGGCGTAGAAGGCCGAACCGGTCTTCAGCAGGCCCACGATCTCTGCGCCGCCGTCACGGGTGCGCTGGATGATCGCGTCGAGCTTCTCCTGCGTGGTCCAGCCCATCTGCACGAGGTCGGGCAGCGGGATGCCGCCAACGGTCGAGTAGCGTGCGAGCGGCACCATGGTGTCGCCGTGGCCGCCGAGCACGAAGGCGTTCACGTCACGCATCGAGACGCCGAATTCCAGCGACAGGAAGTGACGGAAACGGGCCGAGTCCAGAACGCCCGCCATGCCGACGACTTTCTCTGCCGGCAGGCCGGAGAACTGCTGCAGCGCCCAGACCATCGCGTCGAGCGGGTTGGTGATGCAGATGACGAAAGCGTCCGGTGCGTGGGCTGCGATGCCTTCGCCGACCGATTTCATGACCTTGAGGTTGATGCCCAGCAGATCGTCGCGGCTCATGCCCGGCTTGCGCGGAACGCCAGCCGTCACGATGCAGACATCCGCGCCCGCGATACCGGCGTAATCGTTGGTCCCCTTGAAGGAGCCGTCGAAGCCCTCGGACGGGCCCGATTCCGCGATGTCGAGCGCTTTGCCCTGCGGCGTACCTTCGGCGATATCGAACAGAACGACGTCACCGAGTTCCTTGATGGCGGCGAGATGGGCGAGCGTGCCGCCGATCTGGCCGGCGCCGATAAGGGCGATCTTGGGTCTGGCCATTTGGTCCTCCGGGTGGATGGATTGGAAAATAGATCGCAGGTGGAGTAGCTCTTTGGCTCGCAAAGGGCAAGGGCGCTGCGCTGCGGCGACACTGTTTGTATGCACTCGTATGCCGAA contains:
- the mdh gene encoding malate dehydrogenase; amino-acid sequence: MARPKIALIGAGQIGGTLAHLAAIKELGDVVLFDIAEGTPQGKALDIAESGPSEGFDGSFKGTNDYAGIAGADVCIVTAGVPRKPGMSRDDLLGINLKVMKSVGEGIAAHAPDAFVICITNPLDAMVWALQQFSGLPAEKVVGMAGVLDSARFRHFLSLEFGVSMRDVNAFVLGGHGDTMVPLARYSTVGGIPLPDLVQMGWTTQEKLDAIIQRTRDGGAEIVGLLKTGSAFYAPATSAIEMAEAYLKDQKRVLPCAAYVKGALGLDGLYVGVPTVIGAKGIEKVIDIKLNKDEQAMFDKSVDAVKGLVAACKGIDSTLA
- a CDS encoding glycosyltransferase family 2 protein; this encodes MTQGQDMPRWGVVATVDEPAALVAAYVAHHLSIGASEVHVFFDRPNPEAEALLVPVEGAFIHHSGDDDWARSWRKKRPARHQGRQKYNATRALAETKLDWLIHCDADEFVSLARPLEWELAKTGEQKAWLRLEVDERCYLDRTPGPDIFGGVFRRRWDGFQDDGLMFYGFRSRFLKKGLAGHVAGKPVVRAGRGYAIGVHFPLKDWDSKENDLPYRPSYNGRLMHFDGLTPLHFILKMLRRATTKVQGQPVPYVGSRKAQFAAAAERAADPAELKKLWWEVQGMRDYEADELEAHELLIRPEVKIAAETRALFGDKVDLSPAAFDRALLLHEAELIARLREEFGFDPEPLVSSA